Proteins from a single region of Nitrospinaceae bacterium:
- the lpxB gene encoding lipid-A-disaccharide synthase, whose amino-acid sequence MSANDVRFMVVAGEPSGDLHAARLIRALSTEIPGSSAFGVGGNEMRGVGVEILHDCGPLDVIGFGGVPKVLPALLRIKRDLLSRVRASRPAAVILVDYPGFNLSLAKSFSRLPEPPQLIYFIPPQVWAWKTGRARTLARICDLILTIYPFEPPIFRREGGRAEFIGNPVAYALRDAPSRQEARAELGISDSDRVVSFLPGSRRSEITRLLEPMMDSSEILEKQFPGTIFLMSEAEALTEGTIQKMLATGRVRVVRGSQHSLVRASDATVVASGTAALECALLGTPMNVCYAGDVFSYLLAKYFFLQVDFISLPNLLAGWEVVPELLQKQVRGDKIAASLASLLDDSETRERQLRVFGEIRETLAGADPYERAATSIRMALEKTT is encoded by the coding sequence ATGAGTGCCAACGACGTCCGGTTTATGGTTGTCGCCGGCGAGCCCTCGGGCGATCTTCACGCGGCGCGTCTTATCCGGGCTTTATCGACTGAGATACCCGGCTCCAGCGCTTTCGGCGTGGGCGGCAACGAGATGCGGGGCGTGGGTGTCGAGATACTCCACGATTGCGGACCGCTTGATGTCATTGGTTTTGGTGGCGTACCCAAGGTTTTACCTGCGCTGCTACGCATCAAACGCGATTTACTCTCCCGCGTCCGGGCCTCGCGGCCCGCAGCCGTTATTTTGGTTGACTATCCGGGTTTTAATCTTTCTCTCGCCAAATCCTTCAGTAGACTTCCCGAACCCCCGCAACTCATCTACTTCATTCCGCCCCAGGTATGGGCCTGGAAAACTGGTCGCGCTCGAACCCTCGCCCGTATATGCGATTTAATATTGACGATTTACCCATTCGAGCCGCCTATTTTTCGCCGCGAGGGGGGGCGGGCTGAATTTATTGGAAACCCCGTGGCTTATGCGCTACGAGATGCCCCCTCCAGACAGGAGGCGCGAGCCGAGCTCGGAATTTCCGATAGTGATCGGGTGGTGTCTTTCTTGCCGGGAAGTCGCCGTAGCGAGATTACACGTCTCCTTGAGCCGATGATGGATTCTAGTGAAATTTTGGAAAAACAGTTTCCCGGGACGATTTTTCTGATGTCCGAGGCCGAGGCACTTACAGAGGGCACAATTCAGAAAATGCTGGCCACAGGGCGCGTTCGAGTAGTCCGGGGGAGCCAACATTCGCTTGTTCGTGCTTCGGACGCCACCGTTGTTGCGAGTGGAACGGCGGCCCTCGAATGTGCTCTGCTCGGTACACCGATGAATGTTTGCTATGCGGGAGATGTTTTCAGCTATCTATTGGCGAAATATTTTTTCCTTCAAGTGGATTTCATCAGTCTTCCCAACCTGCTGGCGGGGTGGGAGGTTGTCCCCGAGTTGCTTCAAAAACAGGTTAGGGGAGATAAGATTGCCGCCTCGCTTGCCTCTCTTCTCGATGATTCTGAGACGCGGGAGCGGCAACTCCGCGTGTTTGGGGAAATACGAGAGACTCTCGCGGGAGCGGATCCGTATGAGCGGGCGGCCACAAGCATCCGTATGGCGTTGGAGAAAACGACGTGA
- the lpxI gene encoding UDP-2,3-diacylglucosamine diphosphatase LpxI (LpxI, functionally equivalent to LpxH, replaces it in LPS biosynthesis in a minority of bacteria.) — protein MSDPRERIGLVAGTGSLAVEFASRARERGCEVVVVALSASDLDSLSDIATSSAHFSPLQPKKIMAFFHSEGVRRVGFAGKVEKNLLFQGLKFDFEALRFMYRVKNLADITIMDEVLEFVGKNNLEVIPQTEFLDHLLAPEGQFGKFPIPAGEEGEVRYAFQMAREIARLDIGQTLVAKKGAVVAVEAMEGTDETIRRGCALAGTGAVVCKVARPDQDARYDIPTVGPATLKVVKEGGASILVVEAGATFLIDKEALIKDADAAGIALAGWRSEEEK, from the coding sequence ATGTCCGACCCCCGAGAGCGGATAGGGCTTGTCGCTGGCACAGGCTCCCTGGCTGTTGAATTTGCCTCCAGGGCCCGAGAGCGAGGATGCGAGGTTGTTGTTGTGGCCTTATCGGCCTCGGATCTCGATTCCCTATCGGATATCGCCACCTCCAGTGCCCATTTTTCACCCTTGCAGCCAAAGAAAATTATGGCTTTTTTTCACTCAGAAGGCGTTCGGCGTGTCGGTTTTGCTGGCAAGGTGGAAAAGAATCTTCTCTTCCAGGGATTGAAATTCGATTTTGAGGCGCTTCGCTTCATGTACCGGGTCAAGAACCTGGCAGACATTACCATCATGGATGAAGTGCTCGAATTCGTTGGAAAAAATAATCTTGAAGTCATTCCCCAAACAGAGTTTCTCGATCACCTTCTCGCACCCGAGGGCCAGTTTGGTAAATTTCCCATCCCCGCAGGGGAGGAGGGGGAGGTTCGCTACGCTTTTCAAATGGCGCGAGAAATTGCCCGCCTCGACATTGGACAGACCCTTGTTGCCAAAAAAGGTGCGGTGGTTGCGGTGGAGGCCATGGAGGGCACCGATGAGACAATTCGGCGCGGATGCGCTCTGGCAGGAACCGGTGCGGTCGTTTGCAAGGTTGCCCGGCCTGATCAGGACGCTCGCTACGATATTCCGACAGTGGGGCCCGCTACACTCAAGGTGGTGAAGGAAGGCGGCGCCTCGATACTGGTTGTCGAGGCTGGTGCAACTTTTCTTATCGACAAAGAAGCGCTCATCAAGGACGCAGATGCTGCGGGTATCGCCCTGGCCGGATGGCGGAGTGAAGAGGAAAAATGA
- a CDS encoding Gfo/Idh/MocA family oxidoreductase — MDLLRIGVAGVGHMGSYHVAALSEIVDANLVALADPDESRVRELADKFGAESFSRPEDLIGKVDAVIVAVPTAHHYRVSKMFLENGIHVLVEKPICNDVEEARELFRIATEKKKVLHIGHVERFNGAVQELSEIVSNPSLIECRRLGPFVSRAKNDGVILDLMIHDLDIILRLVSEDVTSLSANGAIIVSDRDDVANVQLQFSGGCIATFTASRITQHKVRTLSISQPDAFIRLDYADQELRIYRQASSERTLSREELKYSEQSQVERMFVHKDNPLKLELRYFLSAAEAGIVVTDPERELRSLDVALRVLKMLDVPAPTTI, encoded by the coding sequence ATGGATTTGTTGCGTATAGGTGTGGCCGGTGTTGGCCATATGGGAAGCTACCATGTGGCCGCGCTCAGCGAGATAGTGGATGCGAATCTCGTCGCACTGGCGGACCCTGATGAGAGCCGCGTTCGCGAGTTGGCCGATAAATTTGGGGCAGAGTCTTTTTCTCGCCCCGAGGATCTTATCGGGAAAGTCGATGCGGTTATTGTTGCCGTGCCGACTGCACATCACTACCGCGTGTCCAAGATGTTTCTTGAAAATGGAATTCACGTTCTCGTAGAAAAACCCATATGCAACGATGTTGAAGAGGCCCGAGAGCTATTCCGTATCGCCACGGAAAAGAAAAAAGTCCTCCATATTGGCCACGTCGAGCGCTTCAATGGTGCGGTGCAGGAGTTGTCCGAGATTGTTAGCAATCCGAGTCTAATCGAATGTCGCCGTCTGGGCCCTTTTGTTTCGCGGGCAAAGAACGATGGCGTGATACTTGATTTGATGATCCACGATTTGGATATCATCCTCCGGTTAGTGAGCGAGGATGTGACATCGCTTTCAGCGAACGGCGCCATTATCGTGAGCGATAGGGACGATGTGGCGAACGTGCAACTTCAATTCTCCGGCGGCTGCATTGCCACGTTCACGGCAAGTCGCATCACCCAGCACAAGGTCCGTACGCTTTCGATTTCGCAGCCTGATGCTTTCATACGGCTTGACTATGCAGATCAGGAACTCAGAATTTATCGCCAAGCGTCGAGCGAGCGTACCCTTTCGCGCGAGGAACTTAAGTACAGTGAACAATCCCAGGTGGAGCGCATGTTTGTTCACAAGGATAACCCCCTGAAACTGGAACTCAGATATTTCCTTTCTGCCGCCGAGGCGGGCATCGTGGTTACTGATCCCGAACGTGAATTGCGTTCGTTGGACGTGGCCTTGCGTGTTTTAAAGATGCTTGACGTGCCCGCCCCCACAACGATTTAA